The following proteins come from a genomic window of Rhodohalobacter sp. 614A:
- a CDS encoding flavin monoamine oxidase family protein — MDRKSFLKKSSLVGLGFSAMPFYSKQNRAERPVANPRVKKKVIVAGAGIAGLCCAYELMKMGHEVVVLEAAGRYGGTVLSVHDGLADGLYADYGAENFTKPGYENYWKYIDEFDIPVIPYYHRVNTLNRVDDEWLSESDQQQRQQDAIKKSGGLNRREKRAISENENVSTYVSLEKLYLEPYLEKFDDEYQPFGVGYDELDTVPVSDIYKKEGASKAALQLLGGGGTSALNKLWQTYIMKKRGYWGPIDLFRIKEGNEVLPKEFAKRLGTRVKLGCNILEIQNDTAGVAVTYREFGEDKKISADFIANCLPVTALRNVIITPDLPAEKKFILDNISYEQKSRVVFQARSEFWKKDDVSINLTFNHPFLQTIWRVAEEVDTSRTVLMAKAPSGVNPLRTLATFKELYPGDAKNIDIEQVLIKDWSTDTFTPGCEREGFPMGTLNSYWPHLIRPEKRMHFAGGYADNRSWGMEAATNSANRVANEIDQA, encoded by the coding sequence ATGGACAGAAAGAGTTTTTTGAAAAAAAGTTCATTAGTAGGGTTGGGTTTTTCCGCCATGCCTTTTTACTCCAAACAAAACCGGGCTGAACGTCCGGTTGCAAACCCGCGCGTAAAGAAAAAAGTGATTGTGGCAGGCGCGGGTATTGCCGGTTTATGCTGTGCTTATGAACTGATGAAAATGGGCCACGAAGTTGTGGTACTTGAAGCCGCCGGCCGTTACGGGGGAACCGTTTTATCTGTGCATGATGGACTGGCTGACGGCCTGTATGCCGACTACGGCGCCGAAAATTTCACAAAGCCGGGGTATGAAAATTACTGGAAATATATCGATGAGTTCGATATTCCTGTGATTCCCTATTACCATCGCGTAAATACGCTGAACAGAGTGGATGATGAGTGGCTCAGCGAAAGTGATCAGCAGCAAAGGCAGCAGGATGCTATCAAAAAATCCGGTGGGCTTAACCGAAGGGAAAAGCGTGCAATTTCTGAAAACGAGAATGTAAGCACCTATGTAAGCCTCGAAAAATTATACCTGGAACCTTACCTCGAAAAGTTCGATGATGAATATCAGCCATTCGGTGTTGGCTATGATGAGTTAGATACGGTTCCTGTATCCGATATTTATAAAAAGGAGGGCGCTTCAAAGGCTGCCCTTCAGTTGCTTGGAGGGGGCGGTACGTCTGCCCTTAACAAATTATGGCAAACATATATCATGAAAAAAAGGGGCTACTGGGGCCCCATTGATCTTTTCAGGATTAAGGAGGGAAATGAAGTTCTCCCAAAAGAATTTGCGAAACGGTTAGGCACACGAGTAAAACTGGGATGCAATATTCTTGAAATCCAAAATGACACTGCCGGCGTAGCCGTAACCTATCGTGAGTTTGGCGAAGACAAAAAAATCTCGGCTGATTTCATAGCCAATTGTTTACCGGTTACAGCTCTTCGAAATGTCATCATCACACCGGATTTACCCGCTGAAAAGAAATTTATCCTCGATAATATATCATACGAACAAAAATCCCGCGTGGTTTTTCAGGCCCGGTCCGAATTTTGGAAGAAAGATGATGTGAGTATCAATCTCACCTTTAATCATCCGTTTTTGCAAACCATTTGGCGTGTAGCGGAAGAGGTGGATACGTCACGAACTGTATTGATGGCCAAAGCGCCATCCGGTGTAAATCCGCTGCGAACACTGGCTACATTTAAAGAACTCTATCCCGGTGATGCCAAAAACATTGATATTGAGCAAGTATTGATAAAAGACTGGTCTACCGACACATTTACGCCGGGGTGTGAAAGAGAAGGTTTCCCGATGGGAACGCTGAACAGCTATTGGCCTCACCTGATTCGTCCCGAGAAAAGAATGCATTTTGCCGGCGGATACGCAGATAACCGAAGCTGGGGGATGGAAGCTGCAACCAACTCGGCAAATCGTGTAGCGAACGAAATCGATCAGGCTTAG
- a CDS encoding glycoside hydrolase family 36 protein, translating into MKSISRFGFLLSLGIAIVFTACSSHDEPSIKSGDLTLHFNNQLYTKVDFSQAETDLITDFQASEILKINGESFSDFEQTEFTSQSVNDMIGKGNRLTISGELNQDSYQIKKTVTATVYEDIPNLIITKVDYENLGDESIAIQGWENNRYTVAGEVTDASEAGFWSFQSGTYPSRQDWVLPVGKDFYQKNYQGMNSSDYGGGTPIVDVWRQDAGLAVGHIDIEPQLLSLPVNSEGIEGGVQIAVQFDADSISTQKFDRDLAPGENFSTLETIVMAHTGDFFASVKNYSKIMEAKGVGFPTPPETAYEPIWCAWGYERNFTVDQVINTLPKVKELGFEWAVLDDGWQIAEGSWVTNNKFNDTSMKEFVDQIHQHGLKAKLWWAPLAADPGSDVHENQTDMLLVNQGGDYQHITWWNSHYLNPALNSTKEYHKQLVEKFMDEWGYDGLKIDGQHLNQVPPDYGHEDSQEYPEKSLEELPDLYKVIYDTALDIKPDAVVEICPCGASISSFITPFMNQSVSSDPLNSWQIRLKGKTYKALMGGDAAYYGDHVELSDDQSDFASTVGIGGVIGTKFTWPADADPEGKYVLTEEREELVAKWMDIYKKYMLPKGNYRGELYDIGFYSPEAHAVEKDGKLFYAFYSDSFDGEVELRGLESGKEYHLMNYETGEDLGTATGPEAKLETSFTHHVMVMASPE; encoded by the coding sequence ATGAAATCTATCTCACGTTTTGGTTTTTTACTCTCCCTCGGAATAGCCATTGTTTTTACAGCTTGTTCCAGCCATGATGAACCCTCGATAAAAAGTGGCGATTTAACTCTTCATTTCAATAATCAACTATATACAAAAGTTGATTTCTCACAGGCAGAAACGGATCTCATTACGGATTTTCAGGCTTCAGAAATTCTGAAGATAAACGGAGAATCATTTAGTGATTTCGAACAAACGGAGTTCACCAGCCAATCTGTCAATGATATGATTGGGAAAGGAAATCGCCTTACAATCAGTGGTGAGCTAAACCAGGATTCATATCAAATCAAAAAAACAGTTACGGCTACCGTTTATGAGGATATCCCAAATCTGATTATTACAAAGGTAGATTATGAAAATCTTGGAGATGAAAGTATTGCCATCCAGGGATGGGAAAACAATCGGTATACCGTGGCCGGTGAAGTGACAGACGCATCTGAGGCAGGGTTTTGGTCGTTCCAGAGCGGAACGTATCCTTCACGGCAGGATTGGGTGTTACCTGTAGGAAAAGATTTTTATCAAAAAAATTACCAGGGAATGAACTCTTCTGATTATGGAGGAGGTACACCAATCGTAGATGTTTGGCGACAGGATGCGGGATTAGCAGTTGGTCATATTGATATTGAACCCCAGTTGCTTTCACTTCCGGTAAATTCAGAAGGTATTGAAGGTGGCGTACAGATTGCCGTTCAATTTGATGCAGATAGTATCTCTACCCAAAAATTTGACAGAGATCTTGCTCCGGGAGAAAATTTCTCCACATTGGAGACTATTGTTATGGCCCATACAGGAGACTTTTTTGCATCTGTTAAGAATTACAGTAAAATAATGGAAGCTAAAGGAGTCGGGTTTCCAACTCCGCCTGAAACAGCTTATGAGCCTATTTGGTGCGCCTGGGGATACGAACGTAATTTTACAGTTGACCAAGTGATAAACACCCTTCCAAAAGTAAAAGAGCTTGGATTTGAATGGGCTGTTTTGGATGACGGCTGGCAGATTGCCGAAGGTAGCTGGGTTACAAATAACAAGTTTAATGATACCAGCATGAAGGAATTTGTGGATCAAATTCACCAGCATGGACTGAAGGCAAAACTATGGTGGGCTCCGCTGGCTGCAGATCCCGGATCGGATGTTCACGAAAATCAGACCGATATGCTGTTGGTAAATCAAGGAGGAGACTACCAGCATATTACGTGGTGGAACAGCCATTATTTAAATCCTGCACTGAACTCAACCAAAGAGTATCACAAACAATTGGTTGAGAAGTTTATGGACGAATGGGGATATGACGGGCTGAAAATTGACGGACAACATTTGAACCAGGTACCGCCGGATTACGGACATGAGGACAGTCAGGAGTACCCGGAAAAATCGTTAGAAGAACTCCCGGACTTGTACAAAGTGATTTATGATACAGCCCTTGATATTAAGCCCGATGCCGTTGTGGAAATTTGTCCCTGCGGAGCTTCGATCTCTTCCTTTATCACACCGTTTATGAACCAGTCGGTTTCTTCTGATCCGCTCAATTCATGGCAAATTCGTTTGAAAGGAAAAACCTACAAAGCGTTAATGGGTGGCGATGCGGCTTATTATGGAGATCACGTTGAACTAAGTGACGATCAGAGTGATTTTGCTTCTACCGTGGGAATTGGCGGCGTGATTGGAACCAAATTTACATGGCCAGCCGATGCTGATCCCGAAGGAAAATATGTGCTTACAGAAGAAAGAGAAGAGTTGGTAGCCAAATGGATGGATATCTACAAAAAATATATGCTGCCAAAAGGAAACTATCGTGGTGAACTGTACGATATTGGTTTCTACTCTCCCGAAGCCCATGCGGTAGAAAAAGATGGTAAACTGTTCTACGCTTTCTATTCCGATTCTTTTGATGGCGAAGTGGAACTTCGCGGCTTGGAATCCGGCAAAGAATATCATCTGATGAATTATGAAACCGGTGAAGATCTTGGAACCGCAACGGGTCCTGAAGCGAAACTGGAAACCAGCTTTACGCATCATGTAATGGTTATGGCAAGCCCGGAATAA